A genomic window from Candidatus Pelagisphaera phototrophica includes:
- the metH gene encoding methionine synthase has translation MSTINTFKLPETKRGARIRELLANRLLFLDGAMGTMIQRYKLKESDFRKGHFEEHPIDLKGNNELLVYTRPDIILKIHKEFLAAGSDIIETNTFSSTRIAQADYELEGVVYDQNLKAAQLARQAIDEFVSENPERECFVAGALGPTNRTASLSPDVNRPEYRAVTFDELKEAYGEQIRALAEGGVDLLLAETTFDTLNLKACTFALESFFEERGERLPVMLSVTITDASGRTLSGQTIEAFWNSVAHAKPLSVGINCALGASDMRPYIESLSRAANCYISCYPNAGLPNPLSETGYDELPDETAKFLEDFASSGFVNIIGGCCGTTPDHVAAIVREAKDYSPRPLPEIEPALRISGLEPFEVRGEKAPFVMIGERANVMGSPKFKRLIKEDKFEDALAIARQQVENGANVIDVNFDEGLLDSEACMTRFLNLIASEPEISKAPLMIDSSKWTVIEAGLKCAQGKCIVNSISLKEGEEKFLEQASLILRYGAAVIVMAFDEEGQAATKEDKIRICERAYNLLREKLDFPPEDIIFDPNILTVATGIEEHNTYAVDFIEATREIKQRCPHARVSGGVSNISFSFRGNNLVREAMHSAFLYHAIQAGLDMGIVNAGLLAVYEDVEPTLKELVEDVLLNRNPEATERLVDYAETVKGTGKLKEEKTEEWRETPVEERISHALVKGIVTHIEEDTEESRQKLNRPLDVIEGPLMNGMKVVGELFGAGKMFLPQVVKSARVMKKAVAYLTPFMEKEKEDANEEIEARTKMVIATVKGDVHDIGKNIVGVVLACNNYDVVDLGVMVSCEKILDAAREEKADMIGLSGLITPSLDEMIHIASEMKRQGFELPLLIGGATTSKAHTAIKIAPAYDGPVARVSDASLVVGVCNDLLSADRTDEFVTALKEDQVRLRERHAKGLSGDKRLLTYSDAFKSGYKVDWKSSDIAVPLSLDQVVLDKVDLASVLEYFDWSPFFWTWGLKGSFPAILKHAKYGEQANELYQEALTMLEDIVSNNRFRLRGVYRFWAAQSSGEDVVLYRDASLVEKVGQFHFLRQQKEKTSDTTFYSLADFIAPESSGKVDYIGGFAVTAGFEVESYAETFKKQHDDYRAIMVQALGDRFAEALAEYAHKKVRDNWGFGESEDLSIRDMIGEKYRGIRPAAGYPACPDHTEKAVLWDLLDAEAATGISLTESYAMNPPSSVSGLYFGNADARYFNVGKIGKDQIESYAGRRGISVSVAEKWLQPNLDY, from the coding sequence ATGTCTACCATAAACACGTTTAAACTCCCTGAAACAAAGAGAGGTGCTCGCATTCGGGAGCTCCTTGCCAATCGATTGCTTTTTTTAGATGGGGCGATGGGCACGATGATCCAAAGGTACAAGCTAAAAGAGTCGGATTTCCGAAAGGGGCATTTCGAGGAGCATCCCATAGATCTGAAGGGAAACAACGAATTGCTGGTATACACCCGGCCAGACATTATTCTCAAAATTCACAAGGAGTTCCTCGCTGCGGGTTCGGATATCATCGAGACGAATACGTTTAGTTCGACGCGAATCGCTCAGGCCGACTACGAATTGGAAGGTGTCGTTTACGATCAGAATTTGAAGGCCGCTCAGCTGGCGAGGCAAGCGATCGACGAATTTGTGTCCGAGAACCCGGAAAGGGAGTGCTTTGTCGCAGGCGCCCTTGGGCCAACAAACCGTACTGCATCACTATCTCCGGATGTAAACCGGCCAGAGTATCGAGCCGTTACATTTGACGAACTCAAAGAAGCTTACGGGGAGCAAATCCGTGCTCTGGCCGAAGGGGGAGTGGATCTCTTGTTGGCCGAGACTACATTTGATACGCTAAACCTGAAGGCGTGTACATTCGCTCTGGAATCGTTTTTCGAAGAACGAGGGGAAAGATTGCCGGTTATGCTGAGCGTCACCATAACTGATGCTTCTGGCCGTACTCTATCCGGGCAGACTATTGAGGCTTTCTGGAATTCTGTCGCTCATGCGAAACCCTTAAGCGTCGGCATCAATTGCGCGTTGGGAGCGAGTGACATGAGACCTTATATCGAGTCTCTTTCTCGCGCCGCTAATTGTTACATCTCGTGCTATCCAAATGCGGGACTGCCCAATCCTCTCAGTGAAACGGGTTATGATGAACTGCCGGACGAGACAGCAAAGTTTCTCGAGGATTTCGCTTCTAGCGGTTTTGTTAACATTATTGGCGGTTGTTGCGGGACAACTCCTGACCACGTTGCAGCGATAGTGCGGGAAGCGAAAGACTACTCTCCGAGACCTCTCCCTGAGATAGAACCGGCTCTTAGGATAAGTGGTCTGGAGCCCTTTGAGGTCAGAGGTGAGAAAGCTCCTTTCGTTATGATTGGCGAGAGAGCAAATGTAATGGGTTCTCCCAAATTCAAGCGCTTGATAAAAGAGGATAAATTTGAGGACGCCCTCGCGATCGCTAGGCAACAAGTGGAAAATGGGGCTAATGTTATCGATGTGAATTTTGATGAAGGTTTGCTCGATAGTGAGGCCTGCATGACTCGGTTTCTTAATTTGATCGCTTCTGAACCGGAGATTTCAAAGGCCCCATTGATGATCGACTCATCCAAGTGGACTGTTATCGAAGCGGGTTTGAAATGCGCACAGGGAAAGTGTATCGTTAATTCAATCAGCCTAAAAGAAGGCGAGGAAAAGTTTCTTGAGCAAGCGTCATTGATTTTAAGATACGGTGCGGCTGTTATTGTGATGGCTTTTGATGAGGAGGGTCAAGCAGCGACCAAGGAAGACAAGATTAGAATATGCGAACGAGCGTATAATTTGCTCCGAGAAAAACTGGATTTTCCTCCTGAGGATATTATATTCGATCCGAATATACTGACAGTGGCTACTGGTATTGAAGAACACAATACGTATGCTGTCGACTTCATCGAGGCAACAAGGGAAATCAAGCAACGTTGTCCCCATGCACGGGTAAGCGGAGGTGTTAGCAACATATCTTTTTCGTTTCGCGGCAACAATCTCGTACGAGAGGCGATGCATTCCGCTTTTCTCTACCACGCAATACAAGCAGGCCTTGATATGGGCATCGTGAACGCGGGTCTTCTGGCAGTGTACGAAGACGTGGAGCCGACATTGAAGGAGTTGGTGGAAGACGTTTTGCTAAATCGCAATCCAGAAGCCACGGAGAGGTTGGTGGATTACGCGGAGACCGTTAAGGGAACCGGCAAGTTAAAAGAGGAAAAGACGGAGGAATGGAGAGAGACTCCGGTTGAAGAACGCATCTCGCATGCTCTGGTCAAAGGTATTGTCACGCATATTGAGGAGGATACAGAGGAGTCGCGACAGAAGCTGAACCGCCCGCTCGACGTGATTGAGGGGCCCTTGATGAATGGGATGAAAGTCGTTGGCGAGCTGTTTGGAGCTGGGAAAATGTTTCTACCTCAAGTGGTTAAGTCTGCTCGTGTTATGAAAAAGGCGGTAGCCTATTTGACTCCCTTTATGGAGAAGGAGAAGGAAGATGCCAACGAGGAGATCGAGGCGCGAACCAAGATGGTGATCGCCACCGTAAAAGGCGACGTGCACGACATCGGGAAGAACATAGTTGGAGTCGTGCTAGCGTGCAATAACTACGATGTAGTCGACTTGGGTGTGATGGTTTCCTGTGAAAAAATACTGGATGCGGCACGGGAAGAAAAGGCGGATATGATCGGATTGAGTGGACTTATTACACCTTCGCTCGACGAGATGATTCATATTGCATCAGAAATGAAACGGCAAGGATTTGAGCTGCCCCTCTTGATTGGAGGCGCGACGACAAGCAAAGCTCACACTGCCATAAAAATTGCGCCAGCCTACGACGGTCCCGTCGCTCGAGTATCGGACGCCTCCCTAGTTGTGGGAGTTTGTAACGACCTTTTGAGTGCGGACAGAACAGACGAATTCGTTACTGCCTTGAAGGAGGATCAAGTTCGTTTGCGAGAACGCCACGCGAAGGGTTTATCCGGTGATAAGAGGCTACTCACTTACTCTGATGCGTTTAAAAGTGGATACAAGGTTGATTGGAAAAGCTCTGATATAGCGGTTCCTCTTTCGTTGGATCAGGTTGTGCTGGATAAAGTGGACCTAGCAAGCGTACTTGAATATTTTGATTGGTCGCCATTCTTTTGGACTTGGGGTCTAAAAGGTTCTTTCCCTGCGATTTTAAAGCATGCCAAATATGGTGAACAGGCCAATGAGCTCTATCAAGAAGCTCTAACGATGCTTGAGGATATTGTATCCAATAATCGATTTCGTCTCCGCGGGGTATATCGATTCTGGGCCGCCCAGTCCAGCGGAGAGGATGTCGTTCTTTACCGTGATGCATCCTTGGTTGAGAAGGTGGGCCAATTCCACTTTTTGCGACAGCAGAAAGAGAAAACCTCAGATACTACATTCTATAGTTTGGCGGATTTCATCGCCCCTGAATCCAGTGGGAAAGTCGACTATATCGGTGGTTTTGCCGTTACTGCGGGTTTCGAGGTAGAGAGTTACGCTGAAACGTTCAAAAAGCAGCATGACGACTATCGAGCCATCATGGTTCAAGCTTTGGGAGACCGGTTTGCGGAGGCTCTAGCCGAATATGCGCACAAAAAGGTTCGTGATAATTGGGGTTTTGGAGAATCTGAGGATCTTTCCATTCGAGATATGATTGGCGAGAAGTACCGTGGCATCCGCCCCGCTGCTGGTTATCCCGCTTGCCCGGATCACACAGAAAAGGCGGTTCTTTGGGATCTGCTGGATGCCGAGGCGGCGACAGGGATCTCGTTAACTGAAAGCTATGCGATGAATCCTCCCAGTTCCGTTTCCGGTCTCTACTTTGGAAATGCGGACGCCCGATATTTTAACGTAGGCAAAATTGGTAAAGATCAAATCGAATCATACGCTGGGCGTAGGGGTATATCAGTTTCCGTGGCGGAGAAGTGGCTCCAGCCGAATCTGGACTACTGA
- a CDS encoding PAS domain-containing hybrid sensor histidine kinase/response regulator → MKTTPPEESLRHASLCEAIADLQNLEKTNIQTGQILEYGPGACYAIDSNSLEIRYLSGKGHSYLPEEAYLQSEGGTSWLQIICEEDRMAYIDAIQKVVSKGEEVVVDYHVLTSSDGEPTPIRDYLAPLYVRENELVGFIGRVIDNTFRIRTMDTLVKRSWKEVSSIASRRFLHDFNNMIAGIYSLSELYAIPGSDAATMTEAMVHIRDSSIRAQKITQKIRALTTMNEGEESYFDIGKLIEEQRDYLLAILPKTVDLQFELSDESLPVRLDANRFRQALIHLASNASDAAVDKPSVRIRCRSVDPSDSSIGVPSAVIEFSDDGRGIDSQALTLVRKPFYSTRDRSAHAGMGLFIVERFAKDLGGSLSIFSEEGEGTRILIELPLSNLSETIPVSNATYSTNSTSQVSEARRTPTILIYTWEDITRHPLINSIRSADWKFRIHLDGDQLQLDIMDFDKKLDGVLVFKSALDEKVDQLVLDLAKLDPQPKLAVVALGESVEAVSESIRSKCGLLVSGSLKPAGLMKTIGKYFY, encoded by the coding sequence TTGAAAACGACGCCCCCAGAAGAGTCTTTGAGGCATGCAAGTCTTTGCGAGGCGATTGCTGACCTTCAAAATCTGGAAAAAACCAATATCCAAACAGGCCAAATCCTGGAATACGGTCCCGGAGCATGCTACGCGATCGACTCCAACAGCTTGGAAATTCGATACCTTTCGGGGAAAGGGCACTCCTACCTGCCCGAGGAAGCCTATCTGCAATCAGAAGGCGGGACTTCCTGGTTGCAGATCATCTGCGAGGAAGATCGCATGGCATACATCGACGCCATTCAGAAAGTTGTTTCCAAAGGGGAGGAAGTCGTTGTCGACTATCATGTTCTGACAAGCAGCGACGGGGAGCCAACTCCGATCAGAGACTATCTTGCTCCTCTCTACGTTCGGGAAAACGAACTCGTCGGGTTCATTGGCCGAGTCATCGACAATACTTTTCGGATCCGAACGATGGATACACTGGTCAAGCGCTCATGGAAAGAAGTCTCCTCCATCGCCAGCCGGCGTTTTCTCCACGATTTCAATAATATGATCGCGGGTATCTACTCTTTGAGCGAACTGTATGCAATACCAGGTTCCGATGCCGCGACCATGACTGAGGCCATGGTCCATATTAGAGATAGCTCGATACGTGCACAAAAGATTACCCAGAAAATCAGGGCCCTAACCACCATGAACGAAGGAGAGGAAAGCTACTTCGACATAGGCAAACTGATCGAAGAACAACGTGACTACCTTCTCGCCATCCTCCCCAAAACAGTGGATCTTCAGTTCGAGTTGAGTGATGAATCGCTACCGGTACGCCTCGACGCAAATCGCTTTCGACAGGCCCTAATTCACCTGGCTTCAAACGCTAGCGATGCGGCGGTCGACAAGCCTTCCGTGAGAATTCGATGCCGTTCAGTCGATCCCTCAGACTCGAGTATTGGAGTTCCAAGTGCAGTAATTGAATTTAGCGATGACGGGCGAGGCATTGACAGCCAGGCACTAACACTTGTTAGAAAGCCATTCTATTCAACTAGAGACCGCAGTGCCCACGCAGGCATGGGACTCTTTATCGTCGAGCGGTTTGCCAAAGATCTGGGAGGGAGTCTGTCAATATTTTCTGAGGAAGGAGAGGGAACTCGCATTCTAATTGAACTGCCGCTTTCCAACCTGAGTGAGACGATACCCGTTTCAAACGCCACCTACTCGACGAACTCAACGTCTCAAGTATCGGAAGCAAGACGTACACCGACGATACTCATCTACACTTGGGAAGACATCACACGGCATCCCCTAATCAACTCCATTCGCAGCGCTGATTGGAAATTTCGGATTCACCTCGACGGAGATCAGCTTCAACTAGACATAATGGACTTCGACAAGAAGCTAGACGGTGTCCTTGTGTTCAAAAGCGCTCTTGACGAAAAAGTGGATCAACTCGTGCTGGATTTAGCGAAATTGGATCCGCAGCCCAAACTTGCCGTTGTCGCCTTAGGCGAGAGTGTTGAAGCGGTTTCCGAGTCTATAAGATCAAAATGCGGCCTCCTGGTATCCGGCTCACTCAAGCCCGCTGGACTCATGAAAACGATAGGCAAATACTTTTACTAG
- a CDS encoding HD domain-containing phosphohydrolase: MRASDSKSRDILVLDDDPVVLLAITETLEREKYNVQAFSNAREALVAMEQTHFATIISDQRMPEMTGLEFLDKCKHIQSNASRILITGVLTLNTVIEAVNRGEIFRFIAKPWIREEMLATVENAVQRFTLIEANQQLSADTLDLNEKLVSSNAALEEKICELESKAKVFEKTNQSLEENFSHSLEICFRLIEAFHPVLGEQTKSVVSICREIAKSDLFTERESEVLVVSSWLYNLGRIGLPRELLTKSLNDPQSLNEQEKTLLHHYPIYGQTLAGFVGTLEEVGHSIRSHRERFDGQGFPDGYGREMIPAPARHLAVAVGFVECVLPKDQALEYIIRESGKSFHPEAVRLFMKSSNLINLPKKVLELTLAELEPGMILAKGIYSPSGLLLIPEERRLTQGIIKKIKEHDFANPITQRLMVFR; this comes from the coding sequence ATGCGAGCATCCGATTCCAAATCGCGCGACATCCTCGTGCTGGACGACGATCCAGTTGTGCTGTTGGCCATCACGGAAACGCTTGAACGGGAAAAGTACAACGTACAGGCGTTTTCCAATGCTCGCGAAGCCTTGGTTGCGATGGAGCAGACTCACTTTGCTACTATCATTTCGGACCAACGCATGCCCGAGATGACTGGTCTCGAGTTTCTCGACAAATGTAAACACATCCAATCAAACGCTTCCCGCATACTCATTACCGGTGTCCTTACTCTGAATACGGTCATTGAGGCTGTGAATAGGGGTGAGATTTTTCGATTTATAGCCAAACCTTGGATTCGGGAAGAAATGCTGGCCACCGTTGAGAACGCCGTTCAGCGATTTACTCTGATAGAAGCAAATCAGCAGCTTAGCGCGGACACACTCGATTTAAATGAGAAGTTAGTCTCCTCAAATGCAGCTTTGGAAGAAAAAATCTGCGAACTAGAATCAAAGGCTAAGGTTTTCGAAAAGACAAACCAATCGCTGGAGGAGAACTTTAGTCACTCGCTCGAAATCTGCTTTCGCTTAATCGAGGCTTTTCATCCGGTCTTAGGAGAACAAACAAAGTCCGTGGTATCCATTTGTCGCGAAATCGCAAAATCGGATCTTTTCACTGAACGGGAAAGCGAAGTACTCGTTGTCAGCTCATGGCTATACAACTTAGGCCGCATTGGGCTACCCCGCGAACTTCTCACGAAGAGTCTGAACGATCCTCAAAGCCTGAACGAGCAGGAAAAAACGCTGCTCCACCACTACCCAATCTACGGACAAACCCTGGCTGGATTCGTTGGGACACTTGAAGAAGTCGGCCATTCTATCAGATCTCATCGCGAGCGCTTCGATGGTCAGGGGTTTCCGGATGGGTACGGTCGGGAGATGATTCCAGCACCGGCCCGGCACTTGGCGGTCGCCGTTGGTTTCGTTGAATGCGTGCTTCCCAAAGACCAGGCGCTCGAGTACATTATCCGCGAATCGGGCAAGAGCTTTCATCCCGAAGCGGTCCGCCTTTTCATGAAGAGCTCTAACCTTATCAACCTTCCCAAAAAGGTTCTGGAGTTAACGCTCGCCGAACTAGAGCCAGGTATGATCTTGGCAAAGGGTATTTACAGCCCGTCAGGACTCCTCCTCATCCCCGAGGAACGCCGTCTTACGCAAGGCATCATCAAGAAAATCAAGGAACACGATTTCGCCAACCCTATCACCCAAAGATTGATGGTTTTCCGATAG
- a CDS encoding chemotaxis protein CheW: MSTKSPVQENPSILNFSSGKFLTFKLEDTQCGIEVLSIREIVRVHSITPVPEMPPYVKGVTNLRGKLTPVIDLRDKFGLEVGDRTDRPCLVVVETMNSEATTDLLGLIVDAVEEVVSINEIQLEPSSDRGNFEGTEAHIGIVKFKGSKIHLLDARKVLPLDLRNALEVQ; this comes from the coding sequence ATGAGCACAAAGTCTCCAGTCCAGGAAAACCCGTCTATATTGAATTTTTCATCAGGAAAATTTCTGACGTTCAAACTGGAGGATACTCAGTGCGGCATCGAAGTTCTTTCGATTAGAGAGATCGTCCGCGTACATTCAATCACCCCCGTTCCCGAGATGCCACCCTACGTGAAAGGGGTGACAAATCTCCGTGGCAAGCTGACCCCCGTGATCGACCTGCGAGACAAATTTGGTCTCGAAGTGGGAGACCGGACTGATCGGCCTTGCCTGGTCGTGGTTGAAACCATGAATTCAGAGGCGACGACTGATCTCCTCGGCCTTATTGTGGATGCGGTTGAAGAGGTCGTAAGTATCAATGAAATCCAACTTGAGCCCTCTTCAGACCGTGGAAATTTCGAGGGTACGGAAGCTCATATAGGGATTGTGAAATTCAAGGGCAGCAAGATACATTTGCTGGATGCTAGGAAGGTTTTACCCTTGGACTTAAGGAACGCACTCGAAGTCCAGTAA
- a CDS encoding chemotaxis protein CheD yields the protein MSGVIITLSLGSCIAIAAYDYNARAGGVLHFMLPDSNLSPQKAINQPAVFADTGIPLLFQKLSALQAERRHVKAFVAGGTSEITGSDMFKIGECN from the coding sequence TTGAGTGGAGTCATTATTACCCTCTCTCTCGGATCATGCATCGCAATCGCTGCCTACGACTACAACGCCAGGGCAGGTGGGGTTCTGCACTTCATGTTGCCCGATTCCAACCTATCTCCCCAAAAGGCGATTAACCAGCCAGCCGTGTTTGCAGACACAGGGATACCGCTGCTGTTTCAAAAACTTTCAGCTCTCCAAGCAGAGCGAAGACACGTAAAAGCGTTCGTAGCAGGTGGCACATCGGAAATAACAGGTTCCGATATGTTCAAGATTGGGGAGTGCAACTAA
- a CDS encoding response regulator — MKKNVLLVEDDPALRMVVREVLKGDFNIDEADNGIDGIEKGVRNKADLIILDYHLPKQDGLEVIEAVKKANPSVPVIVLTGYLSPESEKQFIRLGASKIFPKPFNYRTLLEAVKDLSSTDTPNATATTTHNPKASGSFSINNADTDYPSDAQMLQASLNALASLAGKVEFLQTTTEKYWIEANDIDSIRETTRIMEAELRSFYGKINHSLFEIPDPQAAAILNANKPCLLGLN; from the coding sequence ATGAAAAAAAATGTACTACTCGTAGAGGACGATCCCGCGCTGCGCATGGTCGTGCGAGAAGTTCTGAAAGGGGACTTCAATATCGACGAAGCCGACAATGGCATTGACGGCATCGAAAAAGGTGTCCGCAATAAAGCAGACTTGATCATCCTAGACTACCATCTTCCCAAACAGGATGGGCTCGAAGTGATTGAGGCAGTAAAGAAAGCGAATCCATCAGTCCCTGTGATTGTTCTTACCGGATACTTGAGTCCCGAATCCGAGAAGCAATTTATCCGCCTTGGGGCGAGCAAGATCTTTCCGAAACCTTTCAACTACCGGACCCTCCTCGAAGCGGTAAAAGATCTCTCAAGTACGGACACTCCAAACGCCACCGCAACCACAACGCACAACCCCAAAGCCAGCGGTTCGTTCTCGATCAATAATGCAGATACCGACTACCCTTCAGACGCTCAAATGCTTCAAGCCAGCCTCAATGCCCTAGCCTCACTAGCTGGGAAGGTCGAGTTTCTACAAACGACGACTGAGAAGTACTGGATAGAGGCGAATGATATTGACTCCATTCGCGAAACAACGCGGATCATGGAAGCCGAGCTCCGGAGTTTCTACGGGAAGATCAACCACTCCCTTTTTGAAATACCCGACCCTCAGGCTGCCGCTATTCTAAACGCCAACAAGCCCTGTCTATTAGGATTGAACTGA
- a CDS encoding response regulator: MKILIVDDDPAIRLLLFTVFGDDHEVSVLCDGHNAVSVLSDPNHQFDVVLLDLKMPRLSGEMVLEFLSGWQNIKTKFIIVSGFSEEAEHLQYSNLVGVLPKPFNIRELVKLVESAAETTSLKPAV, from the coding sequence ATGAAGATACTAATTGTTGACGACGATCCGGCGATACGCCTCCTACTCTTTACTGTATTTGGAGATGATCATGAGGTTTCCGTTCTTTGCGACGGCCACAACGCGGTATCCGTTCTCTCCGATCCAAATCATCAGTTTGACGTGGTACTACTCGACTTGAAGATGCCTCGTCTTTCAGGTGAGATGGTCCTCGAATTTCTATCAGGCTGGCAGAACATTAAGACCAAGTTCATCATTGTTTCCGGCTTCTCTGAAGAGGCAGAACACCTCCAGTACAGCAACCTCGTTGGTGTGCTTCCCAAGCCCTTCAATATCAGGGAACTCGTCAAGCTGGTTGAAAGCGCTGCCGAAACGACGTCCCTCAAGCCAGCGGTGTAG
- a CDS encoding tetratricopeptide repeat protein yields the protein MGKCIIIFNTQIKIWRSFIVLAAITFSFAWGVEDEESGTTDSHGGGDSHSDDAELDGSEEKDDRVLVLEPKRRIDPDEAAVDILNYLNLGRSLWEGGDFVMAEKYFASALGIPIDVPEKEQVLFEMAELYRSENLLPKAAAIYERLRDEFKESRRLPSVFMELGDLYREMGGLQVAISNYYMVLNSSLSISIDQVEKARDLSLRAKFKIAETHAELLEYSESYRHYELLEKLELEPADRMRVHYRMCNLLCELGRYQSAVNKLKKFLDTYKLSAHSPEIRYLLAKSYEKLNRKPEALREVVHILQRQSSPDTAHEETADYWRQRTGNELANEFYQKHDYRSALTIYQSLAKYNSSPEWRWPAIYQIGLCFERLGLPDKAIMAYQEILTPEEGEESDESLSPGLETLREMAKWKLEHLNWEGDLVARLKVLGTY from the coding sequence ATGGGAAAGTGTATAATAATATTTAATACGCAGATTAAGATATGGCGAAGTTTCATTGTACTCGCTGCAATTACATTTTCGTTTGCCTGGGGAGTTGAAGATGAGGAATCTGGTACCACAGATAGTCATGGCGGGGGCGACTCGCATAGTGACGACGCAGAGCTGGATGGTAGCGAGGAGAAAGATGATAGGGTTCTGGTTTTGGAGCCTAAAAGGCGAATTGATCCAGATGAGGCGGCTGTTGATATTTTGAATTATCTTAACCTTGGCCGGTCTCTTTGGGAAGGCGGCGATTTCGTTATGGCCGAAAAGTATTTTGCGTCCGCTCTCGGTATTCCGATTGATGTGCCTGAAAAGGAGCAAGTACTTTTTGAAATGGCAGAATTGTATCGGAGCGAGAACTTGCTACCAAAAGCTGCCGCAATTTACGAGCGCCTGAGAGATGAGTTTAAGGAAAGCAGACGTTTGCCAAGTGTTTTTATGGAACTTGGCGACTTGTATCGCGAGATGGGGGGGCTTCAAGTCGCGATATCTAACTACTACATGGTTCTGAACTCGTCTTTAAGCATCTCGATTGATCAAGTTGAAAAGGCTCGGGATTTGTCTTTGAGGGCAAAATTTAAGATAGCGGAAACCCATGCTGAGTTGCTAGAGTATTCCGAATCGTATCGCCACTACGAGTTGCTGGAGAAGCTCGAGTTAGAGCCTGCTGACCGCATGCGGGTCCATTATCGGATGTGCAATCTCTTGTGCGAGTTGGGAAGGTATCAATCGGCTGTAAACAAACTGAAGAAATTCTTGGATACATATAAATTATCTGCACACTCACCAGAAATTAGATACTTGCTGGCGAAATCGTATGAAAAACTGAATCGAAAGCCAGAGGCGTTGCGCGAAGTCGTCCATATCCTACAGCGTCAGTCCAGCCCGGATACAGCTCACGAGGAAACGGCTGACTATTGGAGGCAGAGAACTGGAAATGAGCTTGCAAATGAATTTTATCAGAAGCACGACTACCGGAGTGCCCTTACCATTTATCAGTCCTTGGCCAAATACAATTCTTCACCGGAATGGCGGTGGCCTGCGATTTACCAAATCGGACTTTGCTTTGAAAGACTTGGCTTGCCAGACAAAGCGATCATGGCGTACCAGGAAATTTTGACTCCGGAAGAGGGGGAAGAATCTGATGAGTCTCTTAGTCCGGGATTGGAAACGTTACGTGAAATGGCGAAATGGAAGCTTGAACACTTGAATTGGGAGGGCGATCTTGTAGCTCGACTAAAAGTGTTGGGCACCTATTAA
- a CDS encoding cytidylyltransferase domain-containing protein, which translates to MRVVGSIIARLGSKRLAYKNLMPFEGKPHWGLGIEKLREAKRVDEIVVSTECELIARVALDFGAAALARPVELALDDVRAGKTDIHTLENLLGTYRLKQSERRAELLDWIHPKMAQGEHSESR; encoded by the coding sequence ATGCGTGTAGTTGGATCCATTATTGCCCGGCTGGGAAGCAAGCGGCTAGCGTACAAGAACTTAATGCCATTTGAGGGGAAGCCGCATTGGGGCTTGGGTATTGAGAAATTGCGTGAGGCGAAACGAGTCGACGAAATTGTCGTTTCGACTGAATGCGAACTGATCGCCCGAGTGGCACTCGATTTCGGAGCTGCGGCTCTAGCGCGACCCGTTGAGCTTGCATTGGACGATGTGCGGGCGGGAAAAACCGATATCCACACGCTCGAGAACCTCTTAGGAACCTATCGTTTGAAACAAAGTGAGAGGCGAGCGGAATTACTGGACTGGATTCACCCCAAAATGGCTCAAGGGGAGCATTCGGAAAGTCGATAG